Proteins encoded in a region of the Oreochromis niloticus isolate F11D_XX unplaced genomic scaffold, O_niloticus_UMD_NMBU tig00001214_pilon, whole genome shotgun sequence genome:
- the LOC109200882 gene encoding uncharacterized protein LOC109200882 — protein sequence MLSITASPWRRLVEGCNPILEELLSVQSFKHSVGKTGMQTVIHCTVLCHLRHITCYCTVFANSQKVHSAPHRIVRQPRGGGRGPLFAPQQEEAICAMVIANNAIKLREIQSAVIENYTVFGNIESVSISTIDRVLKKNEIHMKQLYKVPFERNSDRVKEIRHQYVQRVLELEARETLHTFIYVDEAGFNLAKGRRHGRNRIGQRATTEVPGQRGGNITMCAAISDNGVLTHIPLLGPYNTQHLLTFLDTLYRDLVPENERGGGQLSKYVVVWDNVRFHHSHQVREWFAAYDRILVEYLPPYSPFLNPIEEFFSAWRWKVYDRHPHEQMALLAAMDAACDDITAGSCRGWIRHSRRYFPRCIARDNICCDVDENMWPDRRLDVPE from the exons ATGTTGTCAATCACGGCCTCACCATGGAGGAGGCTGGTCGAAGGGTGCAACCCAATATTGGAAGAACTACTGTCAGTTCAATCATTCAAACATTCCGTAGGGAAAACAGGTATGCAAACAGTAATTCACTGTACTGTACTCTGCCATCTCAGACACATCACATGTTACTGTACTGTATTTGCAAATTCACAAAAAGTCCACTCTGCACCACATAGGATTGTCAGACAACCTCGCGGAGGCGGAAGAGGGCCACTTTTTGCCCCACAGCAAGAAGAAGCCATTTGTGCAATGGTCATTGCAAACAATGCAATAAAGCTGAGAGAAATACAAAGCGCTGTCATAGAGAACTACACGGTATTTGGCAATATTGAATCTGTTTCAATTTCAACAATTGACAGAGTACTCAAGAAGAATGAAATCCACATGAAGCAATTGTATAAAGTGCCATTTGAACGAAACAGTGACAGGGTGAAGGAGATCCGTCACCAGTATGTGCAG CGTGTACTGGAGCTGGAAGCCAGGGAAACACTGCACACATTCATATATGTTGATGAGGCAGGTTTCAATCTGGCCAAAGGCAGAAGGCATGGAAGGAATCGCATTGGACAGAGGGCAACCACTGAAGTCCCTGGTCAGCGCGGAGGGAATATTACCATGTGTGCAGCCATCTCAGACAACGGCGTCCTCACCCATATCCCCCTTCTTGGTCCATACAATACCCAACATCTCCTGACATTTTTAGACACTCTTTACAGGGACCTAGTCCCTGAGAATGAGAGAGGTGGAGGCCAACTCAGCAAGTATGTTGTTGTCTGGGATAATGTCCGTTTTCACCACTCCCATCAGGTCAGAGAGTGGTTTGCAGCATATGACAGAATTCTGGTTGAATATCTCCCTCCATATTCCCCATTCCTTAATCCAATAGAGGAGTTTTTCTCTGCCTGGAGGTGGAAAGTTTATGACCGGCATCCACATGAGCAAATGGCCCTGCTAGCAGCCATGGATGCAGcatgtgatgacatcacagcagggtcctgcagaggatggattCGCCACTCCAGGAGATACTTTCCTCGCTGCATTGCGAGGGATAACATCTGTTGTGATGTAGATGAAAATATGTGGCCAGACAGACGTCTGGATGTGCCAGAATGA